In Hydra vulgaris chromosome 06, alternate assembly HydraT2T_AEP, a genomic segment contains:
- the LOC136081519 gene encoding ATP-dependent DNA helicase PIF1-like — MLSLQQQKALQWVDEGKNFFLTGGAGCGKSYIVNQIAQSEQIYKTIHITASTGKAAYLINGVTIHAFAGIETGVKNVDYYKRHMHPDIKKTWLETDVLIIDEISIINASTFDLLHSIACEIRQCYDKLFGGVQVIACGDFFQLPPVTGQFVFKSQIWQHYMTEVLILTQCFRQKDDEQIFGALNEIRFGQVSDKTIDCFMTRCFEKMKI, encoded by the coding sequence atgttatctttgCAACAACAAAAAGCACTTCAATGGGTTGATGaaggaaagaatttttttttaactggtgGCGCTGGATGTGGAAAAAGTTATATTGTCAACCAAATTGCTCAAAGtgaacaaatttataaaacaatacataTTACTGCGAGTACAGGAAAAGCAgcttatttaataaatggtGTCACAATACATGCTTTTGCTGGTATAGAAACCGGTGTTAAAAATGTTGATTATTATAAACGTCATATGCATCCagacattaaaaaaacgtgGTTGGAAACTGATGTTTTAATTATTGATGAAATTTCAATTATTAACGCTTCAACATTTGATTTATTACATTCAATAGCTTGTGAAATTAGACAATGTTACGATAAATTATTTGGTGGTGTACAAGTGATTGCTTGTGGTGATTTTTTTCAGTTGCCACCTGTTACAGggcaatttgtttttaaatcacaaatatGGCAACACTACATGACAGAAGTGTTAATTTTAACTCAATGCTTTAGACAAAAAGACGATGAACAAATTTTTGGAGCTTTAAATGAAATACGTTTTGGTCAAGTTTCAGACAAAACTATTGATTGTTTTATGACACGTTGTTTTGaaaagatgaaaatttaa